In the Diadema setosum chromosome 11, eeDiaSeto1, whole genome shotgun sequence genome, aataaataataacacgtataataatgataacaataatatacacaagttaggtaaaactgctgttgcttaacagggacaaatttaatatcaagtgaaaaaatattctacgaaagccggagcacgttacagccgcagaggggcagacactttcacacatgaaactacagagggcagctgcgcgatctttacataccccgagaaattgaacgcgtaaaaaaaagtccgacatacaaacggcgacagcgcactactccgtcatcgtatcatcaggagattctgggaagtgatttttctgcattttcgtgatattcattgagaaattcaggtacgattatggaataacttctattataagagcatttcaaattttcgtgcgcgatatctagacccctcaaccatacatccccacattaaaaacaaatcaaaagtcAATTCTTTCCAGAAATACGTGCAAAAATGTAAATCTGATGAGCTGTGTGAAAGTGATTGAAATAACAGCCCTCCTGAAAGCCAATTTCATTACTTTCCGATCACTTTCCACTAATGCAAGTTATAGGCCTATGACATAGTTCTTTATAATTTCATAGGTTAGATTTTTGTCCAGACGTATCgagtcgagtaattttgatttttgttccAGCAATATCAGCACATTTTTGTTAACCATCATCTATAAATGAACTGCTTTTCTTTTCATAAGTTGGAATGACGAAAAGTATTCCCATTACAAAGCCATGTAAAGAATTTGATCAAAGACATATGAAGAATTTGATCGCAAAATGGattaagcgccatttttaaacatataAAAGTGAGTCAATCATCGGGGTCCATTatcaaaatagagcaaaataaacaCCTTCCCTGTAAATACCTCACCTGTCACACAACatggaatattcttgaagtaaTGAATACAAATATTCCGTATCTCcaattatctttttctttttctttttgtttaagtTGACAGCTTGtgtcacaaatatctcaaattaacaagaatggGGTGAACTCGTTTTGAGATCAGACTCTTCATggccaaagagtatagaagctagcAATACTCGTTGTTCATGGCTATCTTCCGTGAGAGTTGCTGGTCCTAATGATACATGGACATGAATCAGTCAAGGTGCCGTTGGTCTGTgaggcagatccagtttgacacAAACTTCAAATACTTTttagtggcggcatcgaacatggGTTCAACTTCAAACGGAATAATTATTGTGACTCGATTTCTTGAACCTCCGTTTGTTTCGGAAGTACATTTTGTACTACAAGTATCAGTATTACCATTGCGACTTTAGTTTTAATTGGTTTCCTAGAAGAGAGCTCTAGAGGGCGATATGCCAACACCATCGAACTTCTATTTTGTGGACGCGCTCTTTCCGAACAACAATCAACCAGCTGGCCATATTACGCAGCCCCACATATAGTCACAGCCGTTGTAAATTGTAGTTCGTGAGCAGCAGGCTCCGCACCACCGCAAACTGGTTGTTGGTTTTAGTTTTGAGGCTATAGAGTGTGGAGATTTATCGCTGCAGTGTGGTTGCTTCCCCTGTCGAGGTAAGTATCATTTCTTGACAATGGCCTGAATGAAATGCGTGAAGTGAAGGCAGCTGGCTGGCTATTAGTATTAGCTATTCCTGCGACTGCAGCGTTGCGCATGCAGCTGAAGCTGAAGCGTAGGTAGGCAGGCAGGTTGACCGACAAGCATTgacaagtatgtctaattccgcgtaaaacttctcatttataataatgacatttgctgggtcaggaaaaactgacccagaaaatgtcattataaatgggaagtttttcgcggaattagacatacttgtcggtcaaAATTATGGTCAAGTAGGCAGGTAGCTTGTCACAAAAATAGAGTCGAAAGACAAAGCTTTTATTGAACAGAATCACAAAGTTAACTCCAATCTTTTTCTAAATCCTAGTCATGACAAGCTTAGCCTTTAGTACTCTGCGTGTCCTGATACTGACAAACAACATATATTATCTTATTATTTGCAGATCTTGCTCTATCCAACGTGCTACAGATCTGCTGATCATGTGTTGTTGGCAAGAgtgcaaataaacaaaaagtctaATTCTGATATGAGCTAAACTGCCTAAAGTTTACTTTGTCGTTATGCCATGCCTATATGCCTAGCCCTTGTAATAAGGCCTTGTAAGATACACTGGACATTAGAGTAGCGAGTCAGCAGATGTTTGACACTGTAGAAGAGAAGTACCTACTGATTTACTTAGTGTAAAATAGAATTGTTTACAGTCTCCAAACTCTTTATCATCTATGAGTATGAcatgttactgaattgatgtaGAAATCTAGATCTATCATGCAttaaatgtacaaatttgtagACCTTCCTATCCCAGCtagctttgttttttttatgtcagtTTAAATCATCTTCAAAATCTTAACTCTCACTCTAGGTAGTACTAGGGTAGGAAACGGGATTTGAATAATCTACAATGTTACCTTGGTTACAAATACAATTAGCAGCCTAGCGTGTGTTTTAAATTTCTCAATCATTGACTCCATTAGACCTTAGTCTGTTCAGTATGTGCTAAATGCTGCATTTAGTACATCTACTTTATTTCCACCCCCAGATCTTGACCTCAAGAGCAATACTTGTATCGTATTGTCAAACTGTACCATGTTTCATGCCAATGGAAATAAAGACAGCAGGAGCGGCAACAGCAGCTCCAGCATTGGTTCGTCTTCTCGCACATTGTCGGAGGACAATGACAAGACCAGCAGTGATGATGAGATCCAGACCATCCTAGGATCATCTGATGCATCACAGGTGTCCTCCATTGTGCTGGGTCAGAGCTCAAATTCTCAGGGGAGGATGACTAGGAGCTACGGAAGCACGACCTTTGAGAGTGAAGACGAAGAGACAAGCCGCTACTCAACAGCTTACACCTCATCCTTTGGTAAGAACTACCCTACTTGTGTAGCTTCCAAGTCCTACAACTTCTTCCACTTGCATCTCCGGTGTGAATTTTTAGCCCTGTTCGTACATGTATCCACTTTCTTCAATTTCACCCCACAAGTTTCTCTCTCTGCTGTCGAATGCCTGGGTGGTGACTGGTGAGACAGGGCAGGGGTTGTGAAACTTTtggtttgaaaattatttaaCTTAGGAAGCGCCAGACCTGTGGATTCTGGTAGTAATTCTTCTaaagtgtcccccccccccccctttcccacacacacacagccttAAAAACATTCTGTCTATGCAGATGCTCTGATATGAACTATGTACAATGTTGTTCCTTGTCTTTAGGACCACTGGTCAAAAGCTAATGCAAATCTCAAATGCAATCCTGGCTTTCCAGTCACCTATAATTGCTGTCTACACTTGAGAGGGGAAATACATTGTGTAAAATGTGATATGGAAATTCCATAGTGTAAGCATTTACTTGGGTTAAACTGCTATACATCAAAGTACTTACTCCATTATTTTGCCAAATTTCTGGCCATGTCAATGTTTCTGCAGATTCTCGACAACAGTCAGAGACATTCTACACAGCAACAAATCGAAGTGGTGGTACATCACAAACAGGAGCTAGTTCAACACCATACAGCGATACATTTGACACAGAGAGCCCGAGTACCACTTCCTATGAGGATTCAGTGACAGTGagttcaaacttttttttttgcaagaatcTGATGTCATGCCACTGTATTTACATGTTCTTGAAATTCAGTGCAAATAGCCAACCACAAGCACAGTTGTTTTATAATCCTAATATCATGAtgcagacaaaatgaaaaaaaaaagttgacaagcaagcaaaaaattAGTGCTGAGCTCTGCCATGTTATTAAATCTTTTGTGATGTACGATATAAGACTGTATTTTATCAGATTTTACCACTTATGTAATGAAATCATTACTGATCCATTTTAGACGAGATGAAGTTTGGAAGCATCGTTTGTGAGCAATAATTTTCATGTTGTCAGGCTTAAGTAAGGGAGGATTTCAAGCGATGTTGCATTGTATGACACACACATGTCCCAAGTGCGTAGTGTAGTTCAATTTTGTCTTATATGtctaacaaaacaaagaatctTATCTTTTATTCAATCCTATTCTGTTCTTGGAATATCACACACACTAGGAATCTGACTTGGCAGACGTTGATGCGGAGAGGCGCTTCTTGCGGTTGAAACTTCACCTGCTCAAAAAAGCCGGCAGAGCAAAGCCACGAAAGGAGCAAGAAGACAGACCTGTTGATGTGGAGTTTGATAGTAAATGCACCAAGTTCATCAGTACCCAGCTTGatgctctgaagtacaggaAAGGTATGTTGTACAGTACCACCATTAAATGGCTTACACAATGATTACTGAACAGACAAGCTCACGACCAGCCTGTAAGCCGTAAGCTGACACGCTCGGAAACACCGGCCAATCTCTAAACCATTGTGTTGGACTACTGGTTACACGCCCGGCTTTTGTTCTTGCGCAACACAATAAAACCGCTTTCAAAACGGAAACAATACAGAACTCTTACAAGTACGTAGTAGATATTTCTCTGTCAATTAGAAGCTTGCACCTTTGATGTCTCTGAATGTAACTGGATCTTCATGGAATTCTGATTTATTAGGGCATATACCTGGTAATGAAGAGTTTAGGGCTCCTACAGTGTACAATACTTGCTTGTATGTTGATGACACctggcaatgaaaacaactgCTATGGTAACAAGAAGTggaaaaaatggtgtcagtgcCACTGCAGTTGTGGAACCAAAATCGCTTATTCTCATtcttttattgaccgttaggcatatcaaaatgataatactgatttaaaaaaaaagcatgctcTTGACAGTCTTAGGTTAtgcttttatatttcttttgcaTTTGTGTCATTGATGGCCAGAGAGCTTCTATCTTACCAAAgctctacattttttttttccagcacatGCAGGTGAACACAGAACGTCTAGGACAAGTCGTGTGAGGAAGCACCAATTGTTATCAGAGAGCAAGGATTCCCTGGTGTCCCCTGAAATTGTGTCCCGAGGTGTACTGGATAGACTCAGGATAGAGAACCTGCTGTGCAACATGAGGAAGGTATGATTGCATATAGTTATCTTTGCATGATGAGACAAAGTCATCGTCATCTTCTATTCACCATGAAATGAAGATGATGTGATAAAACTATACTTATCATACATGATATGTTTGATCATGACCATTCACAAGTTGAATGTCAGCATGAGGAATTTGTCACTTCTCAGCTAGGACTGAAGTtgttaaagtttctgctcaagATTTTCTTGATGCTGCAGTGAGGAATTTGCAATTTCAAAACTGAACCTTGAAGACATTCTTGTTGCCTGgcaaaaatgagtgacatgtTCTAGATGAAGGCTGCAGTAAGGGGTGCACTTTATCCTAcatatttgttattttatttgaTATGCACTATTGATGCATGAAGGTCATAATATGCAATTCAGCCTGCAGCCAAGATCAAAGTTCAAAATGTTCAACATCAATGGTGCACAGACATCTGAGATTTATggaaattaattgatttcatatTAGTTTTGCTAAGTCTTATTTGTGTAGTGTCATTTTATTTGTGGGCTTCTTACATGGATACAGTGTATTTCTCTGAAAACACAGTGTAGATATTCtttcaaattaatttttgtatgtttcagtgtttttctcaCATACTTTAGATTATCTGAAACTTATTGCTTTCCATTAATCAATTGCTGATGAAGTGCTTTCTCTATATATTTGGGGGAGTTTGATGAGATTTGTGTTTCTGTTTCTCCCCTTCCAGTTTTCTGACGAACCAATACATGAGCCTGCAAGATGTGAGCATTGCAAGTAAGTGGtggtcattttcatatttgaagttttaaaaaaaaagtcaaatgctgattttatgaataaactGTTATAGTCTGTGTATATGATCTGCACAAATGGACACTAGACAAAAATTACAATCCAGTACATCAGTCTGGGGCACATGGGATGCACACCCCCTCTGTTTTTTGAGCATCACATATTGAACGTCCATATtattgttgcaactgattgacaaattgccctacatcgacgtaaataagcactgaattgatcagtgttttagtagcagccatgataaaaaatcatgggcgtacatacttgagcaggattcgaacatacgacctcctgatctccggacaggcgtcatctccactagaccaccgagctttcgcccgacagcaagtgttggttctaatccttatagcatgcagtgggtactgcatcaatgtagggcaatttgtcaatcagttgctatgaaaacatctcaacagaagaatttaaaattattgttatagctaaatctaaaaaaaattatcatctgCACCCCCTCTATTTTCAAATCCCAGATCCATCACTGTACATTATCTCATTCGTATACTGCAGTGCTTGTGCGATAATCCGATACACTATTCTTTTTCTACATCTCAAATGTGAGGCAAAGAAAAAGAGTGTTCCAAACATGATGGAATGCCACCTAACTATACCAGTTCTTTGCTGCTATGATTTTGTGACAGAGCGATGCAGAGTGAAGCTGATGAGAGGGACTTCATCCGAGAGAAACAGAGACTGGCGTATAACAGACTCACTGAAGAGAGATACAACAAGCATGTCGTCACCTTTGTGAGTATCACATATTCAACCCAGCCCCTACTCTGTCCaatcattaacccgttgaggacggactgattttgctacaacatgcatttcccatagacatgtGTCAGGGTGTACCCAGGACTTGTCCTTAACAGCTTAAACAAAGGCAATCACATGAATCATTACAAAAGCCCATGGTCTCTCTTTAGAAAGAGTGCTGATACAATAAACCTTCACCTAAATGAAGCAATTTTGCTGTTTCTGTGCATATTGTTGCTTTCAACCTCTGATATAATACATTTTCCGCATTGCTAAGTTAAAACACTGGACCAGAGAAGTTTGATAAAAGaagagtccactgtatatcCCATATATAAGCTTTACAGCGAGGTTTGGACATCATTTTCTTGTCACATAAATTTGTGAATGAAAGTTTGGAACATGCATATCATCTGGACATGGAGTTACTTTCAGAATTTGAATTGTGATTTGAACAGATTCATAGACATGATCTATAGCATGGGAATTTTAAACTGTTGTAACCAAGACATTTGTAATAATACCAATCAGCATTGAGGTACCCTTGTGCGTGTCAGAGTattgaatttgtttttgtggtGTACTATAAAAGCTGTTGCATTGTAGAAAATTGAGACTATTCTAAGCAAGTAATAAAGCAAAAAGACAGAGAGCAGAGCTGTGCAATGTTCTATAAAATgccatccccccaccccccccccccccgaaaaaccGAGGTTGTATGAATGTGAATGTTAATTAgtgttttttcccttttgtttcTTGGCTGATATTCAGGACCCTCTGAGCCAGTTGGGAGACCTAGCCGCCAACCTGCCCAAGCTGGGTGATGACCCACAGCAGATCTGGGACAGGCTACTCCAAAAGGGTGTGACGTGATAAGGGGCTGGTCAGGAGAACATTTCCTTCGACAAATGAGAAGATGATTTAATTAATATCCTTCTTTAAAGTGCACTTGTGTTATGGTGGCTCAGACGTTACTGATGTGCCAATAGCAAATGACTGTAGATTGTAGCGGGATGGAACTAAGGTTGACAGAGACTGAAATTTTTAATTGTTTTCCTAACTGGAGTCATGCTGTTTCAATGGACACAAACAAAGTTTCCTGATCTTGCCTTAAACCTTTCCCCACCAAATTCCATGGTCCTGGTTGACTTTTGTAGTTCTTGCGCAATCCATCaggttttcatgtgcaaatggttgtgtttttgttgagCATACTTCATCATAGAACCATTGCAGAGATGGAGGATCAGCTAATTCCATTCAGTCATTTCAGCCACGAGGTAGCTATGCAGTACATGACATGCCAGTTTACTTGTATTCACTGCGTGAAAATGAATATGTGGGACTAATTCAATTTTGAGGCAGCCAACAATGATAACTGAAGagttgaaaaaatgaaatgacagatCGTGTCTTAACTGAATTGCCCCAGTGATAGACCTAATCAAAGAAAGTACAACATAACATGGTTTAAAATGTATGTACTTTAGTTTGATATTTTCTGCACTGTATTGAGTTTTGTTGATGCTGCCTGCATGATTACAATCCTATGTGATTGAAAGAACAGTTATACTGTTTgcgttttttttcttcatccgTATGGGTGTATAGATTTATGGTGGCATTTGACTATATCCAGGCAACCACCCCCTGGACAACTACCCCCAGACAACTGCCCCTTTAGGTAGGACAAGGACAACAACCCCCAGACAATTATCCCCTAGGATAGCAACCTCAAGTAATTACCGGTACCCAATTACCCAAGGACAGCTACCCCTCTTCCCCCGAACATAACCCTAAACATAATCTTTACTGTAACCTTggtcactaaccagtatttgtaAGGGTATTGCTGCGCCTCATAATAGGCCACTAGATTGATGGTGCATTACAAATGctgtacttattattattattgcctCCACATTTCTGTCTGGGTGCTGCACTTTCTAGAGCCTCCTTATACAGCTCTCTATTGACGCTTGCAAATTCAGGGGTGGCTCATTTTCACATGGAAGCTCATTGTACAATTTTTAGGAGATGATAGTCACCACCGCTCCTGTGTCAATGAGCAAGTTTGCATTAGCTTTAGCTCTTGAAAGCTTTTCTTGTCTTTCTGACCACTcccatttcacatttttgtccaGTAACTCTCTGAGTGGTGCTGTTTTGTCAGATAAATTTGGGGTGAATTTGCCAAGGTATGTGATCATTCCCCAAAATTGCTGAATTCCAGCCTTGTCAGAAGGAGCTTGCAAGTTGATAATAGCTTCAACTTTGCTTGGGTCTGGTTTGAGACCATTTGAAGTTATGATGTGACCCATGTACTTTTATTTCCGACTGGTTGAATGTGCATTTATCTCTCTTCAACCAGATGTTCTTTTCTGTGCACCTCTGAAGGagtttttcaaggattttgtcATGTTCCTCTTGGTTTGAAGCGAAAACCAAAATGTCGTCCATGATCACTTCTACTCCTTCCTAAATGTGTCTATCCTGATTCTTTGAAACAACTCTGGTGCTACATTAATGCCAAAAGGCAGTCCCTAAAATCTATAATGCCCAATTCTGCATTGAACACACAGAGTTCAGAACTGTCTGCATCTAGCTGTATCATCCAGTATCCGCAATTTGCATCTAGTGTTGAAAACACTTTTTGGTCTGCCGAACGATCGCATATGGCTTCCAAAGTTTGCATGGGATAGTACTCCTGTTATAGTGCAACATTCAGATCAGCTGGATCCAGACAGATTCTGACTTTACCAGAAGGCTTAACTACAGTACACATACTGCTTAGCCAACCTCTGTCTGGGTCTGTTACTCTGGTAATGACACCTTTATCTTCCATTCTTTGTAgctttttctttactttttctcGTAATGCTACTGGTACTCTACGTGGAGCAAGCACAACTGGAGTTGCATCTTGTTTGACCTTCAGTGTTTGTTTACCTGGCATGCATCCTATGCCCTGAAACACATGCTTGTATTTTGACTGAAAGTTTTCTacctttgtgtttgtttcaacACCAACTTCTTATACAACATCTACTAATCTCAGATCTTCACATGTAGTTTGGCCTATGATTTCAGTGATATTCTTACCTCTCACTACTTGGAAGTTGACTGCATGGTACTTCTTAAACTCACACAGTAATGTGTACTGCCCTGTGGGTCTGATATGCCCACTGAAAGAAGTTAAAGTGACCTTGCTTGGTTTCAAGTTGGTATTCTAGCAGTATAGTTTCTTGTACATTTCTTCAGAGATTACGTTGCACTGAGCACTGGTGTCGACCTTGAATTTCACTTTCCATCGATGAATGTTGAGGTTAATGTTCCAATCCTTTCTGG is a window encoding:
- the LOC140235464 gene encoding uncharacterized protein; translation: MFHANGNKDSRSGNSSSSIGSSSRTLSEDNDKTSSDDEIQTILGSSDASQVSSIVLGQSSNSQGRMTRSYGSTTFESEDEETSRYSTAYTSSFDSRQQSETFYTATNRSGGTSQTGASSTPYSDTFDTESPSTTSYEDSVTESDLADVDAERRFLRLKLHLLKKAGRAKPRKEQEDRPVDVEFDSKCTKFISTQLDALKYRKAHAGEHRTSRTSRVRKHQLLSESKDSLVSPEIVSRGVLDRLRIENLLCNMRKFSDEPIHEPARCEHCKAMQSEADERDFIREKQRLAYNRLTEERYNKHVVTFDPLSQLGDLAANLPKLGDDPQQIWDRLLQKGVT